DNA from Halorarum salinum:
CAACACGCCGGTGTGGGTCGACCACGACGAGGGGGAGGCGGTCCTGTTCAACACCGCCCGGGGCAGGCGCAAGGAGCGGAACATGCGCCGGAACCCGATCGTGTGCGTCTCCGTGACCGACCCGGACGACCCGTACCGGTACGTCTCCGTCCGCGGCGAGGCAGAACTGACCGAGGAGGGCGCCGTCGAGCACATCAACGAGCTGGCGCGCAAGTACATGGACGTCGACGAGTACCCCTACCTCGACGAGGAGGGCGGAGCGCGCGTCCTCGTCAGGATCCCCGCCGAACACGTCGTCACGAGCGGCTGACAGGGTGGAACGGTGCTCGTGTGACACGGGCCTGATCCCGGTCGACGGATCCGCGACGCACGCGTGAGGTGTGAGAACCCGCACGCGACGGTTCAATCAGTACGGTTTTACCACTCCGGCGAGCACCCGGTGATAGCGTGAAGGGGCAGGAGTGGTACCAGGCGGACTCGGTCGCCGAGGAGTACGACGCCAAGCGGTTCTCGCGGGGCGGCAGGCTCATCGACCGCCGGGAGAAGGAGGCGGTGCTGGAGGCCGTCGCGCCCGTCGAGGACGAGCGGGTGCTCGAGATCGCCTGCGGGACCGGCAGGTTCACCGCGATGCTCGCCGAGCGGGGCGCCGACATCGTGGGGCTCGACATCTCCGACGCGATGCTCTCGCAGGGCCGGGAGAAGGCCCGGCGCGCCGGCGTGAGCGACCACATCGAGTTCATGCGCGGCGACGCCGCCCGCCTCCCGTTCCCGGACGACCACTTCGACACCGTGTTCGCGATGCGCTTTTTCCACCTCGCGGACACGCCCGCGAAGTTCCTCGCGGAGATGGCCCGCGTCTCGAAACGGCGGGTGTTCTTCGACACCTTCAACGGGACGTCGCTGCGCGTGCTGTACAACTGGGCGCTCCCGATGGGGTCGCGGCTCTACGGCCACGACGAGGTCGAGCGGCTCCTCGCGGACGCGGGGCTCGGACTCACGAACGACGCCCACGACTTCCTGCTCCCGTACGGCTTCTACCGGAAGGTTCCCAACTCGATCGCGGACCCGTGCCGGAGCACTGACACGAAACTCGGCGCGACCCGGCTGGGTCGGACGCTCGCGTCCGTCTCCTACTGGACGGCCGAGGTCCGTGGCGACTCCTCGACCTGAGCAGGGCGACCGTTCGGCCCGGATCGGGCGACAGTTCGGCCCGAAGCGGCTACCCCTCGATGACCTCGCCGACCGCGAAGTTCGACTTCACCTCGGTCACCTCGATCTTCACCCGCTCGCCGACCTCGGCGCCGGGGACGATGATGACGTAGCCGCGCTCGACGCGCGCGATGCCGTCGCCCTGCTTTCCCAGGTCCTCGATCTCGACGTACCGGATCTCGCCCGGTTCGACCGGCGGCTGCGGTCCGTCGCCGGAGCCGGTCGCCTTCGCGCCGCCGGAACTCCCGGCGTCGCCGGCGTCGGCGTCGGCCCGTTGCGAGATGAGCGCGACCCGGTACACGTCGCCCGCGGCGACGCTCCCGGTCTCGATCTCGCGGCGCGGCACTTCGATCACGTAACGGTCGTCGTTCTCGCGGACTTCGGCGCTGAACAGACAGAGGAGTTCGTCGGAGATGTTCACGATATATACCTCTGCTAGGACCTACGAGCGAGGTGACAAATACCTACCGCCGGTCGGATCCGTCCCCGCCCGGGTCCGCGTCGGCTCCACCGCCGCCGCTCGCTGCGCCGCCACGGTCGTCCGTCGTCCCCGGCGCGTCCGACCGGTCCCCCTCCGCCGGAACGTCGGCCGGTGCTCCGCCCGCCGGCGCGTCGAGCGGCCTGCCGTCCGGCCGCTTCGCGCCCTCCGAATCGTGGACGACGACCTCGCCGGGGTCCGGAGTCGCGGGTTCGTAGCCGTCCCGGACCGCGATCGCCTCCTCCAGTTCGCGGACCGACCGCTCCTTCAGCGCGGCCGCGAGCTCCTCGGCGTCGGCGCGAGTGATGTCGCGGCCGAGCCCCTCGCACTCGTGTGCCCGGACCATACCGGCCTCGTCCACCGCATCGCCCATCGGCCGTGCGGTGCCGCCGAGCGCGACGCTGAACGGGTACGTCCGGCAGACGAGCGGCCGGTCCTCGTGGACCGTGCAGGCGCCCATCCCGTCGTCGCCCTCCTCGTAGAACGTACAGTCGCCGCAGGCGTCGGTCTGGAGCGCCCACTCGAACGTCTCGCCCTCGGGCCCGTCCGGGCCGTCCGTCAGCCCGTACGGCATCGGGCGGGCGACGTCGCGCCAGTCGTAGTCGGCCTCGCTGCTCCGTTCGACCCCGCCGTCCCCCGGAACGTCACCGCTTTCCCGCGTATCGCCGCCCCCCTGCAGTTCCCGAACCTCGTCGGGGAACACCGTCGCGGTGTGGGGGTCGTCCGCCTCCGCCTTACAGCACGCGCCGCACCTGGTACACTCGAACCCGATGGTCTCGACGGCGTCGGCCAGTTCGGCCTCGTCGAGTTCCCGCGCGCGGGCGAGTTCGGTTTCGAGCGAGTGCACGCCGCGGGGTCGGGGTGCCGCGGGGAAAACCCCGTCGGCTCCGGGCCTCGGGACCACTCAATAGGGGAACGGACGGCTCTTAGCAGGCGTTAGGTGGGAAGCAGTCCAGCGACCGTTGATGGCTGGCACGCCAGAGGCCCGCAACCGCGGCATCGACGTCGAACCCGACGTCCCGACCGACCTCCGGGCCGTCGTCGTCCGGTACGACGGGGGTCCGGACCGGTGTACGGTGAGCCCGCGCGACGTCGACGAGGCGCACCGCCTCACCCGCTGGCTCTCCGTCGACGCGGACGTGCTCGTCCCCCTCGAGGCCATGTGCTGACCCGCCGGTGCCGCCGACGGTTACGCCGGCGCAACTCGTCCGGTCCCGCGGTCGTACCGGACGCGCCCGGCCCGTGACAGTTTCTCGAGGTGCGCGACGACGGTCGCCCTGGCGAGGTCCCGGACGCCCGAGAGGTCCTTGTCGTAGGCGGCGTCCAGCACGGCGTCCACGTCGGCCGCGCCCGACCGCACCGCGGCGAGCACCTTCGCCTCGCGGTCGAGGCGGTGGGCGACGAGTCGCTCGCAGGTCGCCCGCGGGTCGTCGACGACCGGGCCGTGGCCGGGGAACAGCGCGGTCGGGTCGCGCGCGTGCAACCGGCGGAGCGAGGTGAGGTACGCCCGGACGTCGCCCTCCGGCGCCCCGACGACGACACTCCCCTCCGCGACGGCGACGTCGCCGGAGAGGGTTCCGAGCGGCGTCTCGAAGGCGACGTGGTCGGTCGCGTGACCCGGCGTGGCGAGGACGACCGCCGGGCCGACGCGGTCGCCCTCGCGGAAGGTGCGGTCCGGTTCGACGCCGGTCGCCTCGGCGAACCGACCTTCCCGACACCGGCGGGCCCAGACGGTGGCGCCCGTTTCGGCGGCGTAGTCGGCGACGGCGCCGACGTGGTCGGGGTGTGTGTGCGTGACGGCGACGTGGGCCACGGGCTTTTCCCGGACCGCCGCGTCCAGCGAGTCGGTCCGTCCCGCCGGGTCCACCAGCAGGCTCTCCGGACCGGCGTCCTCCGAGCCGGCGCCGGTCACGAGGTACGCGTTCGTCTGCCCCGTCGGCGCGCGGGTGGCGACGGGGACGGAGAACCGGTCGACGTACATCGGTCAGTCCGCCCGCCCGGGCGTCCGGGCGGTCACGTACCCCGGAACCTCCACGCCCGCGGCCTCGGCGACCTCCTCGGTCGA
Protein-coding regions in this window:
- a CDS encoding PPOX class F420-dependent oxidoreductase, which codes for MIPESHRDVLEKESFGHVATLLPDGSPHNTPVWVDHDEGEAVLFNTARGRRKERNMRRNPIVCVSVTDPDDPYRYVSVRGEAELTEEGAVEHINELARKYMDVDEYPYLDEEGGARVLVRIPAEHVVTSG
- a CDS encoding class I SAM-dependent methyltransferase, translated to MKGQEWYQADSVAEEYDAKRFSRGGRLIDRREKEAVLEAVAPVEDERVLEIACGTGRFTAMLAERGADIVGLDISDAMLSQGREKARRAGVSDHIEFMRGDAARLPFPDDHFDTVFAMRFFHLADTPAKFLAEMARVSKRRVFFDTFNGTSLRVLYNWALPMGSRLYGHDEVERLLADAGLGLTNDAHDFLLPYGFYRKVPNSIADPCRSTDTKLGATRLGRTLASVSYWTAEVRGDSST
- a CDS encoding TRAM domain-containing protein gives rise to the protein MNISDELLCLFSAEVRENDDRYVIEVPRREIETGSVAAGDVYRVALISQRADADAGDAGSSGGAKATGSGDGPQPPVEPGEIRYVEIEDLGKQGDGIARVERGYVIIVPGAEVGERVKIEVTEVKSNFAVGEVIEG
- a CDS encoding YkgJ family cysteine cluster protein codes for the protein MHSLETELARARELDEAELADAVETIGFECTRCGACCKAEADDPHTATVFPDEVRELQGGGDTRESGDVPGDGGVERSSEADYDWRDVARPMPYGLTDGPDGPEGETFEWALQTDACGDCTFYEEGDDGMGACTVHEDRPLVCRTYPFSVALGGTARPMGDAVDEAGMVRAHECEGLGRDITRADAEELAAALKERSVRELEEAIAVRDGYEPATPDPGEVVVHDSEGAKRPDGRPLDAPAGGAPADVPAEGDRSDAPGTTDDRGGAASGGGGADADPGGDGSDRR
- a CDS encoding DUF7511 domain-containing protein, which encodes MAGTPEARNRGIDVEPDVPTDLRAVVVRYDGGPDRCTVSPRDVDEAHRLTRWLSVDADVLVPLEAMC
- a CDS encoding MBL fold metallo-hydrolase, which produces MYVDRFSVPVATRAPTGQTNAYLVTGAGSEDAGPESLLVDPAGRTDSLDAAVREKPVAHVAVTHTHPDHVGAVADYAAETGATVWARRCREGRFAEATGVEPDRTFREGDRVGPAVVLATPGHATDHVAFETPLGTLSGDVAVAEGSVVVGAPEGDVRAYLTSLRRLHARDPTALFPGHGPVVDDPRATCERLVAHRLDREAKVLAAVRSGAADVDAVLDAAYDKDLSGVRDLARATVVAHLEKLSRAGRVRYDRGTGRVAPA